The Tamandua tetradactyla isolate mTamTet1 chromosome 8, mTamTet1.pri, whole genome shotgun sequence genome includes a window with the following:
- the SCN4B gene encoding sodium channel regulatory subunit beta-4 isoform X2, giving the protein MPGTGDRGEATARWLGTGLLGLFLLPACLSLEVSVGKATDIYAVNGTEILLPCTFSSCFGFENLRFWWSYNSSDTFKILIDGTVKNEKSDPKVKLKDDDRITLEGTTKEKMNNISILLRNLEFSDTGKYTCHVKNPKENYLQHQATIFLHVVDKLEEVDNTVTLIILAVVGGVIGLLVFILLVKKLIAFILKKTQEKKKECLVSSSGNDNTENGLPGSKAEEKPPTKV; this is encoded by the exons ATGCCCGGGACTGGGGACCGAGGCGAAGCCACGGCGAGATGGCTGGGCACTGGGCTTTTGG GTCTCTTCCTGCTCCCTGCGTGCCTGTCGCTGGAGGTGTCTGTGGGAAAGGCCACCGACATCTACGCTGTAAACGGCACAGAGATTCTCCTGCCCTGCACCTTCTCCAGCTGCTTTGGCTTTGAGAACCTCCGCTTCTGGTGGTCCTACAACAGCAGCGACACCTTCAAGATT CTGATAGACGGGACTGTGAAGAATGAGAAGTCTGACCCCAAGGTGAAGTTGAAGGACGATGACCGCATCACGCTGGAGGGCACCACCAAGGAGAAGATGAACAACATTTCCATTCTGCTGCGGAACCTGGAGTTCAGCGACACGGGCAAATACACCTGCCACGTGAAGAACCCCAAGGAGAACTATCTTCAGCACCAGGCCACCATCTTCCTCCACGTGGTTGATAAAC TGGAAGAAGTGGACAACACGGTGACACTCATCATCCTGGCGGTTGTGGGTGGGGTCATAGGGCTCCTTGTCTTCATCCTGTTGGTCAAGAAGCTCATCGCCTTCATCCTCAAGAAGACGCAGGAGAAGAA gaAGGAATGCCTTGTGAGTTCCTCAGGAAATGACAATACAGAGAATGGGCTGCCTGGCTCCAAGGCGGAAGAAAAACCACCCACAAAAGTGTGA
- the SCN4B gene encoding sodium channel regulatory subunit beta-4 isoform X3: protein MNNISILLRNLEFSDTGKYTCHVKNPKENYLQHQATIFLHVVDKLEEVDNTVTLIILAVVGGVIGLLVFILLVKKLIAFILKKTQEKKKECLVSSSGNDNTENGLPGSKAEEKPPTKV from the exons ATGAACAACATTTCCATTCTGCTGCGGAACCTGGAGTTCAGCGACACGGGCAAATACACCTGCCACGTGAAGAACCCCAAGGAGAACTATCTTCAGCACCAGGCCACCATCTTCCTCCACGTGGTTGATAAAC TGGAAGAAGTGGACAACACGGTGACACTCATCATCCTGGCGGTTGTGGGTGGGGTCATAGGGCTCCTTGTCTTCATCCTGTTGGTCAAGAAGCTCATCGCCTTCATCCTCAAGAAGACGCAGGAGAAGAA gaAGGAATGCCTTGTGAGTTCCTCAGGAAATGACAATACAGAGAATGGGCTGCCTGGCTCCAAGGCGGAAGAAAAACCACCCACAAAAGTGTGA